The Mastomys coucha isolate ucsf_1 unplaced genomic scaffold, UCSF_Mcou_1 pScaffold11, whole genome shotgun sequence genome includes a window with the following:
- the LOC116082481 gene encoding apolipoprotein L3-like, with translation MLQKDSEMPWEWDHRKEDNALSEALGETLADIDTEDEDELQNDLWHKERFLDAYPRVKLELEEHISKLHALADKVDKVHRDCTISQVVASSSSAVCGVLTILGLALAPVTAGVSLALSATGLGLGAAAAVTSVSTSIVEKVSSVSAEAEASNLVPTNKDTTKNMKDILNQSSPRLVSLCKTSFKNLKKIKKNIHAIKLTKTNPSLITNTKRLMTTGKTSTEITKQVKEVFGGTTLAMTKGARIMGAATAGFFLLLDLVSLVGDSKHLHDGAKTESAAELRQLAQDLEQKLQELIRVHDSLIQ, from the exons ATGTTGCAGAAGGACAGTGAGATGCCTTGGGAATGGGACCACAG GAAAGAGGACAATGCCTTGAGTGAAGCCCTAGGTGAGACTCTAGCTGATATTGAtacagaagatgaagatgagcTCCAAAATGACCTGTGGCACAAGGAGAGGTTCTTGGATGCTTATCCTCGGGTGAAACTGGAGCTTGAGGAGCACATCAGTAAGCTCCACGCTCTGGCAGACAAGGTTGACAAGGTGCACAGGGACTGCACCATCTCACAGGTGGTGGCCAGCTCCAGCAGCGCTGTGTGCGGAGTCCTGACAATCCTTGGTCTGGCTCTGGCACCTGTGACAGCAGGAGTCAGTCTGGCACTGTCAGCCACTGGCTTGGGGCTGGGGGCAGCAGCGGCTGTGACAAGTGTTTCCACAAGCATTGTGGAAAAGGTGAGTTCGGTGTCTGCTGAAGCTGAAGCCAGCAACCTGGTGCCAACCAACAAAGACACAACGAAAAACATGAAAGACATTTTGAATCAGAGTAGCCCCAGACTTGTTTCCTTATGCAAGACTTCCTTCAAGAAcctgaaaaagataaagaagaacaTTCATGCCATCaaactgaccaaaaccaacccTAGCCTAATAACTAACACCAAGCGTCTCATGACCACAGGGAAGACATCAACCGAAAtcactaaacaggtgaaggaagtctTTGGAGGTACCACTCTGGCCATGACCAAAGGAGCCCGGATCATGGGTGCAGCCACCGCAGGTTTCTTCCTCCTGCTGGATCTGGTCAGCCTTGTAGGAGACTCAAAGCATTTGCATGACGGAGCAAAGACTGAGTCTGCTGCAGAGCTGCGGCAGCTGGCTCAGGACCTGGAGCAGAAGTTGCAGGAGCTCATCCGGGTCCATGACAGCCTGATTCAGTGA
- the LOC116081420 gene encoding apolipoprotein L2-like isoform X1: protein MIPRGEGSNSLPFPSALEADVHPEESRHTIRAATGYLQNMASSGYLYHLLAEDGAWEEFVSKAELPRDRAVALHKALRDLTELLAIADRDRLQKGLKGREKFLKAFPCLKAEVEGHISQLHTLADHTEELHRGCTISNVVADSFSAASDILGLLGLFLAPVTAEGSLILSATGLGLGVAATVTNAATSVMEESSRAWDEVKAGLHASTGMHALGEDGTSVARIASKVPQVTRDITRDLEALEHHMDALRLIKANPHLEEDAKILNTTGSIPAQRARKVRTSLKGTPLAMSKEARILGVTTTGAALFRDVNSLVKESKRLYEGCASESAEALRKLARELEEKLEGLIEFYETI from the exons ATGATACCACGGGGTGAGGGCTCAAACAGTCTGCCTTTTCCCTCAGCTCTGGAGGCCGATGTCCACCCCGAAG AGAGCAGACACACCATCAGGGCAGCCACTGGGTATCTCCAGAACATGGCAAGCAGTGGATACCTGTATCACCTGCTGGCTGAAGATGGAGCCTGGGAGGAATTTGTATCTAAGGCTGAGTTGCCCAG GGATAGGGCAGTGGCCCTGCACAAAGCCCTGAGGGATCTGACAGAGCTCTTGGCTatagcagacagagacagacttcaAAAAGGCCTGAAAGGCAGGGAGAAGTTTTTGAAAGCATTTCCTTGCTTGAAAGCAGAGGTGGAGGGGCACATCAGCCAGCTCCACACCCTGGCTGACCACACTGAGGAGCTACACAGGGGCTGCACCATCTCCAACGTGGTGGCTGACTCCTTCAGTGCTGCCTCGGACATTCTGGGCCTCCTTGGTCTCTTTCTGGCACCTGTGACAGCAGAGGGGAGTCTGATACTCTCAGCAACTGGCTTGGGGCTGGGGGTAGCAGCTACTGTGACGAATGCTGCTACTTCAGTCATGGAGGAATCAAGCAGGGCTTGGGATGAAGTCAAAGCTGGTCTCCATGCTTCGACTGGCATGCATGCGCTGGGTGAGGATGGCACAAGTGTGGCTAGGATTGCCAGCAAGGTCCCTCAGGTTACCAGAGATatcaccagagacctggaagccCTTGAGCATCACATGGATGCCCTCAGGCTGATTAAAGCCAACCCTCACTTAGAAGAAGATGCCAAAATCCTCAACACCACAGGAAGCATCCCTGCCCAGCGGGCTAGGAAGGTGCGGACCAGTCTGAAAGGAACCCCTCTGGCAATGAGCAAAGAAGCCCGGATCCTCGGTGTCACCACCACAGGTGCCGCCCTCTTTCGTGATGTGAACAGCCTTGTGAAAGAGTCAAAGCGTTTGTATGAAGGGTGTGCGTCAGAGTCGGCTGAAGCCCTGAGGAAGCTGGCTCGAGAGCTGGAAGAGAAGCTGGAGGGGCTCATCGAATTCTACGAGACGATCTGA
- the LOC116081420 gene encoding apolipoprotein L3-like isoform X2 has product MAWTQWPVRGEAESRHTIRAATGYLQNMASSGYLYHLLAEDGAWEEFVSKAELPRDRAVALHKALRDLTELLAIADRDRLQKGLKGREKFLKAFPCLKAEVEGHISQLHTLADHTEELHRGCTISNVVADSFSAASDILGLLGLFLAPVTAEGSLILSATGLGLGVAATVTNAATSVMEESSRAWDEVKAGLHASTGMHALGEDGTSVARIASKVPQVTRDITRDLEALEHHMDALRLIKANPHLEEDAKILNTTGSIPAQRARKVRTSLKGTPLAMSKEARILGVTTTGAALFRDVNSLVKESKRLYEGCASESAEALRKLARELEEKLEGLIEFYETI; this is encoded by the exons ATGGCCTGGACACAGTGGCCAGTTAGAGGGGAAGCAG AGAGCAGACACACCATCAGGGCAGCCACTGGGTATCTCCAGAACATGGCAAGCAGTGGATACCTGTATCACCTGCTGGCTGAAGATGGAGCCTGGGAGGAATTTGTATCTAAGGCTGAGTTGCCCAG GGATAGGGCAGTGGCCCTGCACAAAGCCCTGAGGGATCTGACAGAGCTCTTGGCTatagcagacagagacagacttcaAAAAGGCCTGAAAGGCAGGGAGAAGTTTTTGAAAGCATTTCCTTGCTTGAAAGCAGAGGTGGAGGGGCACATCAGCCAGCTCCACACCCTGGCTGACCACACTGAGGAGCTACACAGGGGCTGCACCATCTCCAACGTGGTGGCTGACTCCTTCAGTGCTGCCTCGGACATTCTGGGCCTCCTTGGTCTCTTTCTGGCACCTGTGACAGCAGAGGGGAGTCTGATACTCTCAGCAACTGGCTTGGGGCTGGGGGTAGCAGCTACTGTGACGAATGCTGCTACTTCAGTCATGGAGGAATCAAGCAGGGCTTGGGATGAAGTCAAAGCTGGTCTCCATGCTTCGACTGGCATGCATGCGCTGGGTGAGGATGGCACAAGTGTGGCTAGGATTGCCAGCAAGGTCCCTCAGGTTACCAGAGATatcaccagagacctggaagccCTTGAGCATCACATGGATGCCCTCAGGCTGATTAAAGCCAACCCTCACTTAGAAGAAGATGCCAAAATCCTCAACACCACAGGAAGCATCCCTGCCCAGCGGGCTAGGAAGGTGCGGACCAGTCTGAAAGGAACCCCTCTGGCAATGAGCAAAGAAGCCCGGATCCTCGGTGTCACCACCACAGGTGCCGCCCTCTTTCGTGATGTGAACAGCCTTGTGAAAGAGTCAAAGCGTTTGTATGAAGGGTGTGCGTCAGAGTCGGCTGAAGCCCTGAGGAAGCTGGCTCGAGAGCTGGAAGAGAAGCTGGAGGGGCTCATCGAATTCTACGAGACGATCTGA
- the LOC116081420 gene encoding apolipoprotein L3-like isoform X3 — MASSGYLYHLLAEDGAWEEFVSKAELPRDRAVALHKALRDLTELLAIADRDRLQKGLKGREKFLKAFPCLKAEVEGHISQLHTLADHTEELHRGCTISNVVADSFSAASDILGLLGLFLAPVTAEGSLILSATGLGLGVAATVTNAATSVMEESSRAWDEVKAGLHASTGMHALGEDGTSVARIASKVPQVTRDITRDLEALEHHMDALRLIKANPHLEEDAKILNTTGSIPAQRARKVRTSLKGTPLAMSKEARILGVTTTGAALFRDVNSLVKESKRLYEGCASESAEALRKLARELEEKLEGLIEFYETI; from the exons ATGGCAAGCAGTGGATACCTGTATCACCTGCTGGCTGAAGATGGAGCCTGGGAGGAATTTGTATCTAAGGCTGAGTTGCCCAG GGATAGGGCAGTGGCCCTGCACAAAGCCCTGAGGGATCTGACAGAGCTCTTGGCTatagcagacagagacagacttcaAAAAGGCCTGAAAGGCAGGGAGAAGTTTTTGAAAGCATTTCCTTGCTTGAAAGCAGAGGTGGAGGGGCACATCAGCCAGCTCCACACCCTGGCTGACCACACTGAGGAGCTACACAGGGGCTGCACCATCTCCAACGTGGTGGCTGACTCCTTCAGTGCTGCCTCGGACATTCTGGGCCTCCTTGGTCTCTTTCTGGCACCTGTGACAGCAGAGGGGAGTCTGATACTCTCAGCAACTGGCTTGGGGCTGGGGGTAGCAGCTACTGTGACGAATGCTGCTACTTCAGTCATGGAGGAATCAAGCAGGGCTTGGGATGAAGTCAAAGCTGGTCTCCATGCTTCGACTGGCATGCATGCGCTGGGTGAGGATGGCACAAGTGTGGCTAGGATTGCCAGCAAGGTCCCTCAGGTTACCAGAGATatcaccagagacctggaagccCTTGAGCATCACATGGATGCCCTCAGGCTGATTAAAGCCAACCCTCACTTAGAAGAAGATGCCAAAATCCTCAACACCACAGGAAGCATCCCTGCCCAGCGGGCTAGGAAGGTGCGGACCAGTCTGAAAGGAACCCCTCTGGCAATGAGCAAAGAAGCCCGGATCCTCGGTGTCACCACCACAGGTGCCGCCCTCTTTCGTGATGTGAACAGCCTTGTGAAAGAGTCAAAGCGTTTGTATGAAGGGTGTGCGTCAGAGTCGGCTGAAGCCCTGAGGAAGCTGGCTCGAGAGCTGGAAGAGAAGCTGGAGGGGCTCATCGAATTCTACGAGACGATCTGA